A region of the Chloroflexota bacterium genome:
GACAGGAGTCAACCCAGTTTGCTTTGCGGTGCCCTTAAGAATCATTCTACAACCCGAATCCCACCTTCACAACTGCTTGTATTGCAACTGAACAGCGGTACGCGCTAGTGAGTGCAAGGCACATACCATGCTGTGAAGACTGAGCGGAAGCACGCGCGATTTTGCAATTCGATGAATCTCAATGCAGCGAGTCGCCGCGCAATTCCCCCGCCCCACACTGAACGTTGCTTTCGGCCAACTCCGTTGACTTCTGGCCGTGAAACGGGTTTCATGTTGGGGTACGTTGGGGTCAGCGATAGGCAAATACAAGAGGCAGCCGTCATTGCTCAGATTTCGAAGGAGTTGTGAAACACTATGAAGAAGGGTTTGAACCGGGGAGCGTTGCCGCAAAACTGGCAACCTGCGCAGATTCTCGATACGGCTAAAGCAGCGGGCTTCGATGGTGTGGAGTTGACATTTGGCAATGAAGGATACTTGCATGTCAACCTCACGAACGACGAGTTGGGCACCATCAGGAAACATGCCGAGTCAATCGGTATAGAACTTCCCAGCTTGTATACCAGCTTAAATTGGCAGGTGCTCATGACGTCTGCCGACCCGGACGTACGCGCCAACGCGGCGCGCATCAACGAGCGCATGTTGGAAGTGGCGCATGAGATTGGCGCGAACACTCTGCTCATTGTGCCGGGTGTGGTCGATGAAAGCACCGCCTACGACGATGCGTACAACCGCGCGCGCGACGCGCTAGCGGGTCTTGTTCCCAAAGCGAGAAGCCTGGGCGTGTCGATTGGCGTAGAGAACGTCTGGAATAAGTTCTTGCTGAGCCCGCTTGAATTTGCTCGGTTCGTTGACGAAATCAATGATCCCCACGTCGGCGCCTACTTTGACGTGGGCAATATCCTTGCCTACGGCTACCCGGAGCAATGGATTCGGATTCTGGGTAAGCGCATCAAGAAGTGCCATGTCAAGGACTTCGTTGCTCAACGGCCCGGCGGCCACTTTACTACCTTGTTGGAAGGCGATGTGAATTGGCCCGCCGTGCGACAGGCGTGGAACGAGATTGGGTATGACGACTATGTAACCGTTGAGATCGGGCCCATGCGCCACAATCCGGAGTTGGGCGCGCGTATAATGGCTGAATCTTTGGATACGATCTTCGGCTTAGAGTAGGAATCTGGTTGCTTGTGGAGAAAGATTACTCCGAGTTGCTTGAAGATGAGCATATTAAGAGTAT
Encoded here:
- a CDS encoding sugar phosphate isomerase/epimerase, which produces MKKGLNRGALPQNWQPAQILDTAKAAGFDGVELTFGNEGYLHVNLTNDELGTIRKHAESIGIELPSLYTSLNWQVLMTSADPDVRANAARINERMLEVAHEIGANTLLIVPGVVDESTAYDDAYNRARDALAGLVPKARSLGVSIGVENVWNKFLLSPLEFARFVDEINDPHVGAYFDVGNILAYGYPEQWIRILGKRIKKCHVKDFVAQRPGGHFTTLLEGDVNWPAVRQAWNEIGYDDYVTVEIGPMRHNPELGARIMAESLDTIFGLE